In Mytilus edulis chromosome 8, xbMytEdul2.2, whole genome shotgun sequence, the genomic window agcgAGTAGAAAATTGAGGCGAATGATACATGTACCAGAGAGACATAAAAACTCATACGTCGAAAACGAGcaagttacaaaaaatatatatcataaatatgcAGTTCTCGTCGTTTACAAGAAAACTGAGTCGAGAGATCGCAAAGGGCAATTCCCGCAGGCAACAGAAGAAGCAATTTTAGAAGGTTAATTTTTATCACTAAAATGTACTTAAAGATGATTTAACAGGACagtattttgtattaaaaaaaatataggttccaGAGGCTTTTCGTCTGCATTTTTTACTGATCCCAAAATCCATGAATTCTTCACTTGAAAATATCTTGTTACAACAAAGAAAGACTGCACAGTTCTATTAGGACTACGGAAACTGTATCATTTTTCTATTGTATATTCTAAATGTCTAAGTACTATGTTGTTTGCATAAAATGGCTGCGTCCATATCATTCATTTGTTAAATGTAACTACCCAAACATAAACGTTCCAACTTGATAGtatcttaaaagtaaaataacaaaaatcccGAACTTCGAGAACTAATAACTAAAAGATATTAAACGAATGGTTTCAATTTAGTTTTTTATTTCGATAGTGAGATGTAGCATTTCTACAATCATCCAAATAAAtggaaaaatcagcaaaaatgcATTGCATTGCAAAATGATTAGCAGAGTTACCGTACcttgaattttattattgattattattattatgtaaaaGATGGTATGGTATCTAAGTTTtgatattgaatataaaaaaaaatatatattgaaaaacgtACAAGTAGTTAAAGTATCTAATTGGACAGATtgtattgttttttaaaactaattgaCGATTAGACAAAATTATTTCTATCATTTACCTTTTTTAACAATGGACAAATCTACcatttgtttttgttggttttgagTAGATTCCAGGAGCTGTTTAAATTGTTGCGCAACTTGCAGAACTGTGTCTGTATATTCGGTGACGACGGCAGTCAAGTTGTCATATCCTACAGCAAAGAAACATATTAAATGAGGTAAAATAGAGTAATTCATGCAACTGCTTTAAATTAAGACTTATCTTCAATTACAATAATCAGTGAGTTTGTAATTAAACCTACACAAATGTTCAATCGGTATGCTTTGTCGTTTTTGTAGCGACTTAAGGCAATGTGTCTAGAGACGTAGACAACTCGAAAACAAACCTATGTGTAAATGTTTTGTGTGTGCGATGACGATTTCTTAAATGGTCAGGTACGCAGTTTGCAAACATCTTTATCGTTCTATTACCTTCAATTGTGTTGATGTGTTTTTagcctttttcacttttttggaatttgagcgtcactgctgagtcttttgtagacgaaaagcgcgtctggcatCAATCCaaactttaatcctggtatctatgatgagtttatatatgtAACTGACTATAATTTGCGCTTCATCGTCCACTATAAAAGCATTACCCCTGTATAACTGTGCGGTAAATATACGTACATAAACAATATCTACTCATGATTTGATACAAAACTAAGTTCGGGCATTATCTTCGGTATTGAATTTTTGTTGATGAATCATCCTGATATTTTTCGAACTTCGAGTTCTCATCTGTATCTGACGAAACTctttaaactgttttaaaactgttatctTTTAATAAGCATTGTACTGAATATTGAACTCGTAATAATACTTATcaatatgtaaatttataaagataaatataatttttatttatacgtaaaatacaaacaaatacctTTTTCTTTGAAAACATTTTCAACTACAATCCTTAATTCGTTATTCCGGCTAACACTTGAATTCTTTTCAATATCAGAAACGTATTCCTTGAGGTTTTCTTCCATATCACCAATTTGTGCTTTCACTGCTGCAAAGACATGTGCCTTTATACGTCGGTTTGCTTTAGACAAATCAAGGGTGGCAAATAATGGAGCGTTTTGGGTATCAAGTAATGGAACATCAATTTCATCGTCATTTACTGCAGTGGTCAATTGTGATAACAAACAAAGTATAAATccatatttcaatattttgaaaagcaaaacgtcatccatgtttaaaaagaTAACCTGTAATTGTTCGCTGTGTCTGTAAGTGTTTCTCTGGCTATTAAATAGTATATCGAAAATCTTCAAGAGGTTAGTTTTAATGGATTTAGTTAAATAAAACCTCTTAACGACAGTGACTTAAGAAGAAATTCAAGTACATGTAATGATACCTGACCTGACATATAACCTACATACTAAAGAATATAGCTCGCAAAAACTCTTTGACAGTCATCGTCCTAGTTTGTAGTTATAATAGAAAAGGAATTGCTCCTCCTTCCTCCCGACTCTCTTATTCGTATTTGAAGTAATAAGGTGCTATAGAATACAACAGCCATTCTAGAGATGTTTTTTATGAAAAACATGAAACCATTTATGCTTAGCCCAATTACTTTATCTGTTacattctg contains:
- the LOC139486822 gene encoding uncharacterized protein, encoding MDDVLLFKILKYGFILCLLSQLTTAVNDDEIDVPLLDTQNAPLFATLDLSKANRRIKAHVFAAVKAQIGDMEENLKEYVSDIEKNSSVSRNNELRIVVENVFKEKGYDNLTAVVTEYTDTVLQVAQQFKQLLESTQNQQKQMVDLSIVKKGFDNMTAVVNTDKIPECIDQRKQLPVGTNKQE